One genomic segment of Flavobacteriaceae bacterium includes these proteins:
- a CDS encoding polysaccharide biosynthesis tyrosine autokinase, with amino-acid sequence MQDNQHHIANSFDKDDSLNIRVEIEKYVSHWKWFFLGGILSLGIAFLYLRYVTPLYSASASILIKDNKKSGLSTELEAFKDLGIVGGASANNPDNEIEILKSRKIVGKVVDMLELDVNYYVTGRVIESEVYKNSSPVKIDFIEKNSRFQRKDTVINIKIINDLSYEFINLNGEVTSSHTFGEIVNNKLGIFKLLKNKSKRRFHSEVIVRISPKYRIVDRYRSRVNIYPVNKNSSVLILALEDPVKEKAEDIIDELVKQYNTDAINDKNQVSEKTKEFISHRLEKVENDLYIIDKEVKDFKTNKDFSGLTSVAQLAFESLRETNQKITEAKINLSWAEEIENVLKKESEKNEILPASLGLKDEGATSAIANYNNLVLQIKKTRRNAGERNPVLIQLENNKESLKSSLIGSLANVSNSLKNQINELNKEQSKVLDRVRAFPSKEQGFIDIARQQEIISSLYQYLLRKKEEIDISLAVTVPNAKIIDSAYGTNSSVYPNRKMIYMIALLLGLLIPFIIIYLLDLLDTKIHNKQDIESEISIPFIGDVPKSTSSKEKIVVGNNVRSGTAEAFRLIRTNLDFMLASNRKQSKTIFVTSTINGEGKSFISLNLAATLALSKKKVLLIGMDLRAPKVKEYLEIPDRKGITNYITDENLNLDELIFSVPKIKDLDIIASGVIPPNPAELLMTERVENLFTIVKEEYDIVIVDTAPVNLVTDTLLIGKYADMFMYVVRANYLDKRLLIVPQELYNKKKFPNMAIVLNDTNPRRSYGYGGYGYGGYGYGYLTVKEPWYKRIFKI; translated from the coding sequence ATGCAAGATAATCAACATCACATTGCAAATTCTTTTGATAAAGATGACAGCTTGAATATTCGTGTTGAAATTGAAAAATATGTAAGCCATTGGAAGTGGTTTTTCCTTGGAGGAATTTTATCATTAGGAATAGCATTTTTGTATTTAAGATATGTCACACCTTTATATAGTGCTTCAGCATCAATTTTAATTAAGGATAATAAAAAATCAGGGCTGTCTACGGAATTAGAAGCATTTAAAGATTTGGGAATTGTTGGTGGAGCATCAGCAAATAATCCGGATAATGAAATTGAAATTTTAAAATCCAGAAAAATTGTTGGGAAAGTTGTAGATATGCTTGAACTGGATGTGAATTACTATGTTACAGGCAGAGTAATAGAAAGTGAAGTATACAAAAATTCTTCTCCGGTTAAAATTGACTTTATAGAAAAGAACTCTCGGTTTCAAAGAAAAGATACTGTAATTAATATTAAAATTATTAATGATTTAAGTTACGAGTTTATTAATTTAAATGGGGAAGTAACATCATCACATACATTTGGTGAAATTGTAAATAATAAATTAGGAATATTCAAATTACTGAAAAATAAATCAAAAAGAAGGTTTCACTCAGAAGTTATTGTAAGAATATCGCCAAAATACAGAATCGTAGACAGATATCGATCCAGGGTAAATATTTACCCTGTAAATAAAAATTCGAGTGTATTAATACTAGCATTAGAAGATCCTGTTAAAGAGAAAGCAGAAGATATCATTGACGAGTTGGTTAAGCAATACAATACAGATGCCATAAATGATAAAAACCAAGTATCTGAAAAAACCAAAGAGTTTATAAGTCACAGGCTAGAGAAAGTTGAAAACGATCTATATATTATTGATAAAGAAGTAAAAGATTTTAAAACAAATAAAGATTTTTCAGGGCTTACATCCGTAGCTCAATTGGCTTTTGAATCTTTAAGAGAAACCAATCAAAAAATTACAGAAGCTAAAATTAATTTAAGTTGGGCAGAAGAAATTGAGAACGTTTTAAAAAAAGAGTCAGAGAAAAATGAGATTTTACCTGCTAGCTTAGGTCTTAAGGATGAAGGGGCAACATCAGCTATTGCTAATTACAATAATCTGGTTCTTCAAATAAAAAAAACCAGAAGAAATGCAGGAGAAAGGAATCCGGTTTTGATTCAATTGGAGAATAACAAAGAAAGCTTAAAATCAAGTTTAATAGGGAGCTTAGCTAATGTATCTAATTCTTTAAAAAACCAAATTAATGAGCTAAATAAAGAACAATCTAAAGTTCTCGATAGAGTCAGAGCCTTCCCGTCAAAAGAACAGGGTTTTATAGACATAGCCAGGCAACAAGAAATTATCAGTAGCTTGTATCAATATTTGCTAAGAAAAAAAGAAGAAATAGATATTTCTTTAGCTGTAACAGTACCCAATGCTAAAATTATTGACAGTGCATACGGTACCAATTCATCTGTTTATCCTAATAGAAAAATGATCTATATGATAGCTCTGTTGTTAGGATTGTTAATCCCTTTTATAATCATATATCTCTTAGATTTATTAGATACTAAAATTCACAATAAACAGGATATTGAATCAGAAATATCAATACCATTTATAGGCGATGTACCGAAATCTACTAGTAGTAAAGAAAAAATTGTTGTTGGGAATAATGTGCGTTCCGGTACAGCTGAGGCTTTCCGCTTAATCCGAACAAATTTAGATTTTATGTTGGCTAGTAATAGAAAACAAAGCAAAACTATTTTTGTTACTTCTACAATAAACGGTGAAGGAAAATCATTTATCTCACTTAATTTAGCTGCTACTTTAGCATTATCCAAAAAGAAGGTGTTACTAATAGGAATGGATTTAAGAGCACCCAAAGTAAAGGAATATTTAGAAATTCCGGATAGAAAGGGAATTACAAATTATATTACGGATGAAAATTTGAATTTGGACGAATTGATTTTCTCAGTTCCAAAAATTAAAGATTTAGATATTATCGCATCCGGTGTTATTCCTCCCAATCCGGCAGAATTATTAATGACTGAAAGAGTAGAAAATTTATTTACAATTGTTAAAGAAGAGTATGATATAGTAATCGTAGATACCGCTCCGGTCAATTTAGTAACTGATACACTGCTAATAGGTAAATATGCAGACATGTTTATGTATGTAGTAAGAGCTAATTATCTGGATAAAAGACTATTAATCGTCCCCCAAGAATTATATAATAAAAAGAAATTTCCAAATATGGCGATTGTCCTTAATGATACAAACCCAAGGCGTAGTTATGGATATGGGGGTTATGGGTATGGAGGTTACGGATACGGGTATTTAACAGTAAAAGAACCTTGGTATAAGAGAATATTTAAAATATAA
- a CDS encoding polysaccharide export protein, translating into MYFRGYIIYSKYLMKKIYFCLSLFFFIAVSCVSKKKITYFQNDTIDQSKVSNNYKTIFKPDDLLQITISALDIDAVKPFNLAAIAFSATSSTSGASQQQTYLIDSKGEINFPVLGKLKIGGLTREEAILLFKKKLDPDYVKNPTINIKITNFKITVLGDVRTPGTYTVPNERITVLEAIGLAGDLNISGERSNILLTREENGKKNFYTIDLLSSNTFTSPVYYLQQNDVIYVDPNKAKAQSAATNQNTSLFISLGSIIISLITVFLTR; encoded by the coding sequence ATGTATTTTCGTGGTTATATTATATATTCAAAGTATTTAATGAAAAAAATATATTTTTGTCTAAGTCTATTTTTTTTTATAGCTGTTTCTTGTGTGTCCAAAAAAAAGATTACCTATTTTCAAAACGACACAATAGATCAATCTAAGGTATCTAACAATTACAAAACTATCTTCAAGCCAGATGATCTCTTGCAGATCACGATATCAGCGTTAGATATAGATGCCGTTAAGCCTTTTAATTTAGCGGCAATTGCTTTTTCTGCTACCAGTAGTACTAGTGGAGCTAGCCAGCAACAAACCTATTTAATTGATTCAAAAGGTGAAATTAATTTTCCTGTTCTAGGAAAACTCAAAATTGGCGGGCTTACCAGAGAAGAAGCGATTCTTTTGTTTAAAAAGAAGCTAGACCCAGATTATGTGAAAAACCCCACTATAAATATTAAAATAACAAATTTCAAAATAACTGTTTTAGGAGATGTTAGAACTCCCGGAACATATACAGTACCTAATGAAAGGATAACCGTACTTGAAGCAATTGGGTTAGCAGGTGATTTGAATATTTCGGGAGAAAGAAGTAATATTCTTTTAACGAGAGAAGAAAATGGTAAAAAGAATTTTTATACAATAGATTTATTGTCCAGTAATACATTTACCTCACCTGTATATTATCTCCAACAAAATGATGTTATATATGTAGATCCGAATAAAGCCAAAGCGCAATCAGCAGCGACTAATCAAAACACAAGTCTGTTTATATCATTAGGTTCTATTATTATTTCTTTAATTACTGTTTTTTTAACAAGATAG
- a CDS encoding NAD-dependent epimerase/dehydratase family protein, translating into MVRNFLLTKLNKHSSKWVVLIIDLILVVLSFIFAYFIRFDATFNFDKEKLAYQIPFITIFSLTSFLAVGSYKGIIRRTGTRDAYNVLIGTLLISTITLGVVLFARIFNIFENYMPPISVVIIHYLINIFVLILSRFIFKALYEMISNKFIDTINVLIYGAGDSGMITYGAIRKSRAANYNVVGFIDDDENKRGKKINQVKIYQPSEINESFITRNSLKEVIISIQNISSNNLLEITNSLIEKGLEIKIVPPLAKWIGGDLEISQIKQIRIEDLLDRAPIKIINPVVEREVNGKKVLITGAAGSIGSEITRQLANYRCKQLILLDQAESSLYDLQQELKELKINIISIVATICEENRMDEIFEMYRPQKVFHAAAYKHVPLMEDNPYEAIKTNVFGTKIIADLSLKYKVDRFVMISTDKAVNPTNIMGASKRIAELYISCLSKSSKKTRYTTTRFGNVLGSNGSVIPLFKKQILNGGPLTLTHKEITRYFMTIPEACSLVLEAGTMGKGGDIYIFDMGKAVKIYDIAKKMIQLSGLRYPEDIDIKVTGLRPGEKLYEELLSDEEKTKPTYHEKIMIAKAKEINCPDTKFNIEKLCKENNYNSNHNNVLLMKAIAPEFISNNSIYEKLDTKVSLD; encoded by the coding sequence ATGGTTAGAAATTTCTTACTGACAAAGCTAAATAAACATTCATCAAAATGGGTGGTACTCATTATTGATCTTATTTTGGTTGTACTATCTTTTATATTTGCTTATTTCATTCGATTTGATGCTACTTTTAACTTCGATAAAGAAAAATTAGCATACCAAATACCATTTATTACCATCTTCAGCCTGACCTCATTTTTAGCTGTCGGATCCTATAAAGGAATTATAAGGCGTACCGGTACAAGAGATGCTTATAATGTTCTTATAGGGACTTTATTAATATCTACTATTACCTTAGGCGTCGTTCTTTTTGCCAGAATTTTTAATATTTTTGAAAATTACATGCCTCCGATTTCGGTGGTCATTATTCATTACTTGATAAATATCTTTGTGCTAATATTATCCAGATTTATTTTTAAAGCACTGTATGAGATGATCTCTAACAAATTTATAGATACTATTAATGTACTTATCTACGGAGCCGGAGATTCAGGAATGATCACCTATGGGGCAATTAGGAAATCCAGAGCTGCAAATTATAATGTAGTTGGTTTTATAGATGATGATGAAAATAAAAGAGGAAAAAAAATTAATCAGGTAAAAATTTACCAACCAAGTGAAATAAATGAATCTTTTATTACGAGAAATAGTTTGAAAGAGGTTATTATTTCGATTCAAAATATAAGTTCTAATAATCTTTTAGAAATCACAAATTCGCTTATAGAAAAAGGCTTGGAAATTAAAATTGTTCCTCCATTGGCAAAATGGATTGGGGGCGATTTAGAAATAAGTCAAATTAAGCAAATCAGAATTGAAGACTTATTAGATAGAGCACCTATTAAAATCATTAATCCGGTTGTAGAAAGAGAGGTTAATGGCAAAAAAGTTTTAATAACCGGTGCTGCAGGATCTATTGGTTCGGAAATTACCAGGCAACTGGCTAATTATAGGTGTAAACAATTAATTCTTTTAGATCAGGCTGAATCTTCTTTATACGACTTACAGCAAGAATTAAAAGAGTTAAAAATTAATATCATTAGTATTGTTGCTACTATTTGTGAAGAAAATAGAATGGATGAAATTTTTGAGATGTATCGGCCTCAAAAAGTTTTTCACGCTGCTGCTTATAAACATGTCCCTCTTATGGAAGATAATCCATATGAAGCTATTAAAACAAATGTTTTTGGAACTAAAATTATCGCTGACTTATCTCTTAAATATAAGGTAGATAGGTTTGTAATGATTTCTACGGATAAAGCAGTGAATCCAACAAATATTATGGGAGCTTCTAAAAGAATTGCTGAGCTATACATTAGTTGTTTGAGTAAGAGTAGTAAAAAAACCAGGTATACTACCACAAGATTTGGAAATGTTTTAGGGTCTAACGGCTCGGTTATTCCTTTGTTTAAAAAGCAAATTTTAAATGGCGGTCCGTTGACACTGACACATAAAGAAATTACCAGATATTTTATGACAATCCCTGAAGCTTGTAGTTTGGTTTTAGAAGCCGGAACTATGGGCAAAGGAGGGGATATATATATATTTGACATGGGTAAAGCAGTTAAAATATATGATATTGCTAAAAAAATGATTCAATTATCGGGATTGCGTTATCCTGAAGATATTGATATTAAAGTAACAGGATTAAGGCCGGGAGAAAAACTATATGAAGAATTGCTTTCTGATGAGGAAAAGACAAAACCTACTTACCATGAAAAAATCATGATAGCTAAGGCAAAAGAAATAAATTGTCCGGATACTAAATTTAATATAGAAAAACTTTGTAAAGAAAATAATTATAATAGCAATCATAATAACGTACTGTTAATGAAAGCAATTGCTCCGGAATTTATATCCAATAATTCGATATACGAAAAATTGGATACTAAAGTTTCTTTGGATTAA
- a CDS encoding histidinol phosphatase — protein MFFKKKILPVTHLFDDTFVDIHSHLLPSVDDGAEDINDAMELISGMSSYGIKNFITTPHVLGDLYPNATKVIKSKLKEVQTELKNRGFYDISFRAAAEYMLDEQFSIRLQNNDILTLKDNYILVEMSFFSPPINLYEILFDIHIKGYKPVLAHPERYVFFHSDVNNYYKLKKAGCLFQLNFLSLTDHYGKDIRKACEKLLKLGLYDFVGTDIHHSKHLKLLKLIVTEKNKKKLKLLLTNNSKFFSN, from the coding sequence GTGTTTTTTAAAAAGAAAATACTTCCTGTTACTCATCTGTTTGATGATACATTTGTAGATATACATTCTCACCTTCTTCCGAGTGTAGATGACGGTGCGGAAGATATAAATGACGCTATGGAGCTCATCTCCGGAATGTCTTCTTACGGAATTAAAAATTTTATTACTACTCCGCATGTTTTAGGTGATTTGTATCCAAATGCTACAAAAGTTATTAAAAGCAAGCTTAAGGAGGTACAAACTGAATTAAAAAATAGAGGGTTTTATGATATTTCTTTTAGAGCTGCTGCTGAGTATATGTTGGATGAGCAGTTTTCTATCAGGCTACAGAATAATGACATTCTTACTTTAAAAGATAATTACATCTTAGTTGAAATGTCTTTTTTTAGTCCGCCTATAAACCTGTATGAAATACTTTTTGATATCCATATAAAAGGATACAAACCTGTTTTAGCACATCCTGAGCGATACGTTTTTTTTCACAGTGATGTAAATAACTACTATAAACTCAAGAAAGCAGGTTGTTTGTTTCAGTTAAATTTCTTGTCACTGACTGACCATTATGGGAAGGATATCCGAAAAGCATGTGAAAAGTTGCTCAAATTAGGATTGTATGATTTTGTTGGAACAGATATACATCACTCTAAACATCTCAAGCTTTTGAAATTGATTGTAACAGAGAAAAATAAGAAAAAACTGAAGCTATTATTGACTAATAATTCCAAGTTTTTTAGCAATTGA
- a CDS encoding N-acetylglucosamine kinase — protein MILIADGGSTKADWIALDKSKNEVFRVRTLGLNPAVVSQEELTNRIVNMFQLVNIKEEVEEIHFYGAGCGTLKPVAILKEVMESIFTNAKISISEDMLAAVYATSGSKPAIVCILGTGSNSCYFDGKEMHMKFPSLGYSLMDEASGNYFGKQLIRDYYYEKMPEKIALVFEKQYNLEADFIKFNLYRQPNPNMYLATFAKFMFEFKEDKYVKKVIKKGFQEFFRYRILPLQSERKVPVYFIGSIAFYFSDILEKIAKKNNLEIAGVIQRPIDNLLEFHKKHIN, from the coding sequence ATGATACTAATTGCAGACGGAGGCTCTACAAAAGCTGATTGGATTGCCTTGGACAAATCAAAAAATGAAGTGTTCAGAGTACGCACTTTGGGTTTAAATCCGGCCGTCGTTTCTCAGGAAGAACTTACCAATAGAATAGTGAATATGTTCCAGCTGGTTAATATTAAGGAAGAAGTTGAAGAGATTCATTTTTATGGAGCGGGTTGCGGAACCCTCAAACCGGTTGCCATCCTCAAAGAAGTGATGGAATCCATTTTTACGAACGCAAAAATATCAATTTCGGAAGATATGTTGGCGGCAGTGTATGCCACTTCAGGTAGTAAACCGGCAATAGTTTGCATTTTGGGAACCGGCTCTAACAGTTGTTATTTTGACGGTAAGGAAATGCACATGAAATTTCCTTCACTAGGCTATAGCTTGATGGATGAAGCCAGTGGAAATTATTTTGGAAAACAATTAATTCGTGATTATTACTATGAAAAAATGCCTGAAAAAATTGCTTTGGTATTTGAAAAGCAGTATAACTTAGAAGCAGACTTTATTAAGTTTAATCTGTATCGACAGCCAAACCCTAATATGTATTTAGCAACTTTTGCAAAATTTATGTTTGAGTTTAAGGAAGATAAATACGTTAAGAAGGTTATTAAAAAAGGATTTCAAGAATTTTTTAGATACCGAATTTTACCATTACAGTCCGAAAGAAAAGTACCGGTTTATTTTATAGGATCTATCGCTTTTTATTTTAGTGATATTTTGGAAAAAATCGCCAAAAAAAATAATTTGGAAATTGCAGGTGTCATTCAAAGGCCTATAGATAATTTACTCGAATTTCATAAAAAGCACATTAATTAA
- the murF gene encoding UDP-N-acetylmuramoyl-tripeptide--D-alanyl-D-alanine ligase, translating into MTIENLYALYTQHYKVDTDTRKIRKNSIYFALKGENFNGNTFAEEALKKGANYSIVDEKKYVTNNAIILVDNVLSTLQELAKYHREHITFPIIGLTGSNGKTTTKELINCALSKKFKTTATKGNLNNHIGVPLTILSFHKETEFGIVEMGANHLKEIEFLCTVAQPDYGYITNFGKAHLEGFGGVEGVIKGKSELYKYLKNYHKKAFVNQNDAKQVVLTQDMDTIFFSERIRLITSHPFLEVAIDDLSIKTHLTGAYNFSNISCAISVGQYFGVTHLDIKDAIASYIPANNRSQMIKTSTNTIILDAYNANPTSVEAALQSFRSLNADKKVLILGDMFELGKEATFEHQKMADLAIALNFKHIYLVGEHYFKTRTSTYKFKFYADLKNHITNNPINNATILIKGSRGMALERLLTIFN; encoded by the coding sequence ATGACTATAGAAAATTTATACGCTTTATATACTCAGCATTATAAAGTTGATACCGATACTCGGAAAATTAGAAAAAACAGTATCTATTTTGCCTTAAAGGGTGAGAATTTTAACGGAAATACTTTTGCTGAAGAAGCTCTGAAAAAAGGGGCTAACTATAGCATAGTAGATGAAAAAAAGTATGTGACAAATAATGCTATCATTCTTGTTGATAATGTACTATCTACGCTACAAGAATTAGCTAAATATCATCGAGAACACATTACATTTCCAATTATCGGATTGACGGGTAGTAATGGTAAAACCACTACAAAAGAACTTATCAATTGTGCGTTGAGTAAAAAATTTAAAACTACTGCTACGAAGGGTAATCTCAATAATCACATTGGAGTTCCGCTGACTATTTTATCTTTTCATAAGGAAACCGAGTTTGGTATTGTAGAAATGGGGGCAAATCATCTAAAAGAGATTGAATTTCTTTGTACTGTAGCACAGCCTGATTACGGGTATATAACCAATTTTGGAAAAGCACATTTAGAGGGGTTCGGCGGAGTTGAAGGTGTTATTAAAGGAAAATCCGAATTGTATAAGTATCTCAAAAATTATCATAAAAAAGCTTTTGTAAATCAAAATGATGCCAAACAGGTTGTATTGACTCAAGATATGGATACTATATTTTTTTCAGAGCGCATTCGACTCATTACTTCTCATCCTTTTCTGGAGGTAGCCATTGATGATTTGAGTATAAAAACACACCTTACAGGGGCTTACAATTTTAGCAATATTTCCTGTGCTATTTCAGTCGGGCAGTATTTTGGAGTAACTCATTTAGATATAAAAGATGCCATAGCATCCTATATTCCGGCAAATAACAGGTCTCAAATGATTAAAACTTCTACAAATACCATCATTTTAGATGCTTATAATGCAAACCCTACAAGTGTTGAAGCGGCCTTGCAAAGCTTTCGATCTCTAAATGCAGATAAAAAAGTATTAATTTTAGGAGATATGTTTGAACTTGGTAAAGAGGCTACTTTTGAGCATCAAAAAATGGCTGATTTGGCTATCGCTCTTAATTTCAAACATATTTATTTGGTAGGTGAACATTATTTTAAAACCCGAACCTCTACCTATAAATTCAAATTTTATGCTGATCTAAAAAATCATATTACCAATAACCCTATCAATAATGCAACAATATTAATAAAAGGTTCCAGAGGGATGGCTTTAGAAAGGTTATTAACTATTTTTAATTAA
- the gldJ gene encoding gliding motility lipoprotein GldJ — MKNLLKVTVFLTIVTLVASCNQSKSKSSLTGWNFNDPKYGNYLNGGSFKGQKTPDGMVAIEGGTFTMGQVQDDVMFDWNTTPRQMHVRSFYLDEAEVTNEEYHLYLQVIRQVFPPEEEQYKHVYKAALPDTLVWRKSLGNTELLIENYLRHPAYKDYPVVGVSWLQAAQYCKWRTNAVNMKILIDKGVLSNVLATDTIRNFFDTDVYLEDPYALFNGDSAVYKKGLPVKKIRKKGESRPKKGSFTGRQVTSFDGILTQKFRLPTEAEWEYAAKATIENREYNIVRGRKKYAWNGRYTRDKSTRYKGDQLANFKQGNGDYSGVAGWSSDGSDIPIKVKSYPPNAFGLYDMSGNVSEWVSDVYRQIIDSEANDFNYFRGNYYTKRFIDKDGKVVFVGGEGTPKISYDTLPNGKIVPNEIPGTIKYIPITKEDAYFSRDYSSADNLSKNDGDEFSSKDYDLNGQDILSRPRMYNSPLKPEIKIDSVTGQMIAKYDDAKRYTLISDESRVYKGGSWNDREYWLDPSQRRFMLEYMATYDIGFRCATDVVGPLSYKKRRARNPAR; from the coding sequence ATGAAAAACCTATTAAAAGTTACTGTTTTTTTAACGATAGTTACACTGGTAGCCAGCTGTAATCAGAGTAAAAGTAAGTCTTCCTTGACAGGTTGGAATTTTAATGATCCGAAATATGGTAATTACTTAAACGGAGGTTCTTTTAAAGGCCAAAAAACTCCTGACGGTATGGTTGCCATAGAAGGGGGTACATTTACAATGGGTCAGGTGCAAGATGATGTGATGTTTGATTGGAATACTACTCCAAGACAAATGCATGTTCGTTCGTTTTATTTGGACGAGGCGGAAGTAACCAATGAAGAATACCATTTATACTTACAGGTTATCAGACAGGTTTTCCCTCCGGAAGAAGAGCAATACAAACATGTTTACAAAGCAGCATTACCAGATACTTTAGTGTGGAGAAAAAGTTTAGGTAATACGGAATTGTTAATTGAAAACTACCTAAGGCATCCTGCATATAAAGATTATCCCGTAGTAGGTGTGAGTTGGCTACAAGCTGCACAATATTGTAAGTGGAGAACAAATGCGGTCAATATGAAAATACTTATTGATAAAGGGGTATTAAGCAATGTTTTAGCTACGGATACCATTCGAAATTTTTTTGATACCGATGTGTATCTAGAAGATCCTTATGCATTATTTAACGGAGATTCTGCAGTATATAAAAAAGGGTTGCCTGTTAAGAAAATAAGAAAAAAGGGAGAGTCAAGACCTAAAAAAGGATCTTTCACAGGAAGGCAGGTAACTTCTTTTGACGGAATTCTTACTCAAAAGTTTAGATTACCCACTGAAGCGGAATGGGAGTATGCTGCAAAGGCTACTATAGAAAACAGAGAATATAATATTGTAAGGGGTAGAAAAAAATATGCCTGGAACGGTAGGTATACCAGAGATAAGTCTACGAGATACAAAGGAGATCAACTAGCTAATTTTAAACAAGGTAATGGAGATTATAGTGGCGTTGCCGGTTGGAGTTCCGATGGTTCGGACATTCCTATCAAAGTGAAATCTTACCCTCCAAATGCGTTTGGCTTATATGATATGTCGGGTAATGTTTCCGAATGGGTATCTGATGTATACAGACAAATTATTGATAGCGAAGCTAATGATTTTAACTATTTCAGAGGAAATTATTATACAAAGAGATTTATTGATAAAGACGGTAAAGTTGTATTTGTAGGAGGAGAAGGCACTCCAAAAATATCCTATGACACTTTACCAAACGGAAAAATTGTCCCTAATGAGATTCCGGGAACAATTAAATACATACCTATTACCAAAGAAGATGCTTATTTTAGTAGAGATTACAGTTCTGCCGATAATCTAAGTAAAAACGATGGTGATGAATTTTCATCTAAAGATTATGATTTAAATGGCCAGGATATACTTAGCCGGCCAAGAATGTATAACTCTCCTCTTAAGCCGGAGATAAAAATAGATTCCGTAACAGGACAGATGATTGCAAAATATGATGATGCAAAACGCTATACTCTTATTAGTGACGAGTCCAGAGTGTATAAAGGCGGATCTTGGAATGATCGTGAATATTGGTTAGATCCTTCTCAAAGAAGATTTATGTTAGAATATATGGCTACTTACGATATTGGGTTTAGGTGCGCAACTGACGTTGTCGGACCTTTATCATACAAAAAAAGAAGAGCCAGGAATCCGGCAAGATAA